In the genome of Nymphaea colorata isolate Beijing-Zhang1983 chromosome 9, ASM883128v2, whole genome shotgun sequence, one region contains:
- the LOC116260845 gene encoding probable microtubule-binding protein TANGLED: MVAKSPTKDEKKMAVLNPNLVRETVKKVDRAMARLQELQFAVTGGNKVISGVTLSPRSTRGYIRTSMRCKQESLRIRNSSARRGATSKIAPCSSGEWRRMSLPAMLIGETVGEILQASKFAKDVVDAVSGALSLNGSGADDPKTPISAGAKVATNTNLDKRELQMKRKREKQKSSSRGSPGGGGGGGRSPTTATTRRRKAHTRINFGATGAGNEKERCPPTAKRENHSVQRVSPRGRPWAGKAVLFPNPTFLSAGTSSPPSSSRNLKPACKTRSPVTAASSKVGVLHDAPALHPPHKFAIKSPSTLASKFAVKIKSPPVSVVSLSPQSRSAQKKKKSSPPPTKNKGNNMPRISKATKLRLSLSPSNFAKRLASPMKIISPSVRRAKSPTSPTARITPSKKKSPQPRPPSQMMMTMMSSSAKFRRSFSPSNLAKRFASPLKNRTTNRSSLPTDKNPNMGIPVPAITSRPSCCLKQRPPPSVKLLSASMVADH, encoded by the exons ATGGTGGCTAAATCGCCCACAaaggatgaaaagaaaatggccGTGCTCAATCCGAATCTCGTCCGGGAGACCGTGAAGAAG GTTGATAGAGCGATGGCCAGATTGCAAGAACTGCAATTTGCTGTAACGGGAGGCAATAAAGTGATTTCTGGTGTAACACTCAGTCCCAGGAGCACCAGAGGGTACATAAGAACCAGTATGAGATGCAAGCAGGAATCCCTCAG GATCCGGAACTCCTCCGCCAGAAGAGGTGCGACTTCGAAGATAGCTCCATGTTCTAGCG GTGAATGGCGGAGAATGTCGTTGCCGGCAATGCTGATTGGTGAGACGGTGGGAGAGATTCTTCAGGCGAGTAAATTTGCAAAAGATGTTGTGGATGCTGTTTCCGGGGCGCTTTCGCTTAACGGGAGTGGTGCAGACGATCCCAAAACGCCTATCTCTGCCGGAGCCAAGGTGGCCACTAACACCAACTTGGACAAGCGAGAGCttcaaatgaaaaggaagagggagaagcaGAAAAGCAGCAGCCGAGGTTCccctggtggtggtggtggtggtgggagaTCGCCAACCACGGCGACGACGAGGAGAAGAAAAGCTCACACTCGAATAAACTTTGGAGCCACCGGCGCTGGAAACGAAAAAGAGAGATGTCCACCGACGGCGAAAAGGGAAAACCATTCTGTTCAACGAGTTTCGCCAAGAGGCAGGCCCTGGGCTGGCAAGGCAGTTCTGTTTCCCAACCCCACGTTTCTCTCCGCCGGCacctcttctcctccttcctcttcccgCAATCTCAAACCTGCCTGCAAAACAAGGTCTCCTGTGACGGCAGCAAGCAGTAAGGTGGGCGTGTTGCATGATGCTCCTGCACTGCATCCGCCTCACAAGTTCGCAATCAAATCACCATCAACATTAGCGTCAAAATTCGCCGTGAAGATCAAGTCCCCTCCCGTTTCCGTCGTTTCTCTTTCCCCACAGTCAAGATCggcacaaaagaagaagaaatcatctCCTCCGCCGACGAAGAACAAAGGTAACAATATGCCAAGGATATCCAAGGCCACCAAATTGCGCCTATCGCTATCTCCGTCCAATTTTGCAAAGAGGTTAGCATCTCCGATGAAGATCATCTCCCCGTCGGTTCGACGGGCGAAATCCCCAACTTCGCCGACCGCGAGAATCACGCCTTCGAAGAAGAAATCCCCGCAGCCTCGTCCTCCTTCtcagatgatgatgacgatgatgtcCAGCTCTGCGAAGTTTCGCAGGTCTTTCTCGCCGTCGAATCTGGCTAAGAGGTTTGCTTCACCGCTGAAGAACAGGACCACCAACCGTTCTTCCCTTCCAACAGACAAGAATCCAAACATGGGGATTCCCGTTCCAGCGATTACCAGCCGACCGAGTTGCTGCCTAAAACAGAGACCACCACCTTCGGTAAAGTTATTGAGCGCGTCGATGGTTGCTGATCATTGA